One Streptomyces sp. CNQ-509 DNA window includes the following coding sequences:
- a CDS encoding helix-turn-helix transcriptional regulator, with the protein MAGTLRIHFGDRDFRHVQLTGSADPMWEAILGLHVLSTPPARLPARLRPWRRRAAARLHGGELRAACRLLRDLAPADAAYFPDFLTPVESEEGLSAALETLLATPGRRLARELREAARHRPLPAWTRRLAAGDRVQLGRVADAVRQFHARLIVPEWSEVEATIAADREWRMAALDGGMPAVLGTLRPFRWRGGVLTAPYPVDYDLRLRGRGVRLIPSFFCHTAPIAIADPSLPPVVVYPVRRQPAGPVPGRPPPALAALLGTARARVLDALAATATTGSVAARLGIPASTVSGHLTVLRGAGLVRSERAGAHVVHRLTGRGRHLLGR; encoded by the coding sequence ATGGCCGGCACGCTCCGCATCCACTTCGGCGACCGGGACTTCCGGCACGTGCAGTTGACCGGGAGCGCCGACCCCATGTGGGAGGCGATCCTCGGGCTGCACGTGCTCAGCACGCCCCCGGCCCGGCTGCCCGCCCGGCTGCGGCCGTGGCGGCGGCGCGCGGCGGCGCGGCTGCACGGCGGCGAACTGCGCGCCGCCTGCCGGCTGCTGCGCGACCTGGCGCCCGCCGACGCCGCGTACTTCCCCGACTTCCTCACCCCGGTCGAGTCCGAGGAGGGCCTGTCCGCGGCGCTGGAGACGCTGCTCGCCACGCCCGGCCGGCGGCTCGCCCGCGAGCTGCGCGAAGCCGCCAGGCACCGGCCGCTGCCCGCGTGGACCCGGCGGCTCGCGGCGGGGGACCGGGTGCAGCTCGGCCGGGTCGCGGACGCCGTACGGCAGTTCCACGCGCGGCTCATCGTGCCGGAGTGGAGCGAGGTGGAGGCCACCATCGCCGCGGACCGCGAGTGGCGGATGGCCGCGCTCGACGGCGGGATGCCCGCGGTGCTGGGCACGCTGCGGCCGTTCCGGTGGCGCGGCGGGGTGCTGACGGCGCCGTACCCGGTCGACTACGATCTGCGGCTGCGCGGCCGGGGCGTCCGGCTCATCCCCTCCTTCTTCTGCCACACCGCGCCGATCGCGATCGCCGACCCCAGCCTGCCGCCGGTGGTGGTCTATCCGGTACGCCGCCAGCCGGCGGGACCGGTACCCGGGCGGCCGCCGCCCGCGCTCGCCGCGCTGCTCGGCACGGCCCGCGCCCGGGTGCTCGACGCGCTGGCCGCCACCGCCACCACCGGGTCGGTCGCCGCCCGCCTCGGCATACCGGCGTCGACCGTCAGCGGCCATCTGACGGTGCTGCGCGGCGCCGGGCTGGTGCGCAGCGAGCGCGCGGGCGCGCACGTCGTGCACCGGCTGACGGGCCGCGGCCGGCACCTCCTCGGCCGCTGA
- a CDS encoding diaminopimelate decarboxylase → MTAPTPAVLARLGALAPGELPAYLYDLAALRAHAAAVRAALPASVELYYAAKANPEPAVLAALAPYVDGYEVSSGGELAHVAAVPGRRLAFGAPGKTPGELAAARAAGVHRVHVESLHELRVLGTLTADAPPDAGTDVLLRVNLPVADGSLAGSALAMGGRPSPFGLDPADAEEAARLLAGGAYPGLRLRGVHAHLASGLDAPRLLGVARSVVAGALRLAGRAGLGAQGLEVNVGGGMAVDYADPGGRFDWRAYGDGLAALVAAHPGLTLRVEPGRALTAYCGWYVTEVLDVKRSHGEEFAVVRGGTHHLRTPAAKGHDQPCTVHSSPRPWPHPWPRPAARGAEVTVAGQLCTPKDVLARGVPAAGLRAGDLVVFSLAGAYAWNISHHGFLMHPHPGFHFLDGPG, encoded by the coding sequence TTGACCGCCCCGACGCCCGCCGTGCTGGCCCGCCTCGGCGCCCTGGCGCCCGGGGAGCTGCCCGCGTACCTCTACGACCTGGCGGCCCTGCGCGCCCACGCGGCCGCCGTACGCGCCGCCCTCCCGGCGTCCGTCGAGCTGTACTACGCCGCCAAGGCCAACCCGGAACCGGCGGTCCTGGCCGCCCTCGCGCCGTACGTCGACGGCTACGAGGTCTCCTCCGGCGGCGAACTCGCCCACGTCGCCGCCGTGCCCGGCCGCCGCCTCGCCTTCGGCGCGCCCGGCAAGACGCCCGGCGAGCTGGCCGCCGCCCGTGCGGCGGGGGTGCACCGCGTGCACGTCGAGAGCCTGCACGAGCTGCGCGTGCTGGGCACGCTGACCGCGGACGCCCCGCCGGACGCGGGCACGGACGTCCTGCTGCGCGTCAACCTGCCCGTCGCCGACGGCTCGCTGGCGGGCAGCGCGCTGGCCATGGGAGGCCGGCCCTCCCCCTTCGGCCTGGATCCCGCCGACGCCGAGGAGGCCGCGCGGCTGCTCGCCGGGGGCGCGTACCCGGGGCTGCGACTGCGCGGCGTGCACGCGCACCTGGCCAGCGGGCTGGACGCGCCGCGGCTGCTCGGCGTGGCGCGCTCGGTGGTGGCCGGGGCGCTGAGGCTCGCCGGGCGGGCCGGGCTCGGCGCGCAGGGGCTGGAGGTCAACGTGGGCGGCGGCATGGCCGTCGACTACGCCGATCCCGGGGGCCGGTTCGACTGGCGCGCGTACGGCGACGGCCTCGCGGCGCTGGTCGCGGCGCACCCTGGGCTGACGCTGCGCGTCGAGCCGGGGCGGGCGCTCACCGCGTACTGCGGCTGGTATGTGACCGAGGTGCTGGACGTCAAGCGCAGCCACGGCGAGGAGTTCGCCGTGGTCCGCGGCGGCACCCACCATCTGCGCACCCCCGCGGCGAAGGGCCACGACCAGCCCTGCACCGTCCACTCCTCGCCCCGCCCGTGGCCGCATCCCTGGCCGCGGCCGGCGGCGCGCGGGGCGGAGGTCACGGTCGCCGGGCAGTTGTGCACGCCGAAGGACGTGCTGGCGCGGGGCGTCCCGGCGGCGGGGCTGCGCGCCGGGGACCTGGTGGTGTTCTCGCTGGCGGGCGCGTACGCCTGGAACATCTCGCACCACGGCTTCCTCATGCACCCGCACCCCGGCTTCCACTTCCTCGACGGACCCGGGTAA
- a CDS encoding IucA/IucC family siderophore biosynthesis protein, producing MPRTASPATSPASASPAGLPTADEAVAHTLLNCLLREVCGPGRQATVGGGRLLLRLPRRGVLLRVAVRRTSLLGAHRFRGPAAEWRDGDWAEAGWRRLAELVQDELSARTGVRNDEFLEQVAASHRGTADALAAVRERRAPAAGAGPLAAYLDSEQSLPLGHRFHPTPKARDGGTAAWSAYAPEAGAAFPLRHLAVRAHLTAEETARPGAAAPLDRLRPVPDGYRLLPVHPWQHELLAGHPALRAALDRGDVLDLGTGGPPCTPTASVRTLHTGDGFLKFSLNVRITNCVRKNSRYELSGAVALTRLLHPVLDALAARHPAAALLREPAYRGLALPGPGGAPDPALLEGFGVIVRDGLSGVLRPGVTPLLAAAVADEYPTGPAHLSRLPPTAAPQTALDWWSVYLELLVPPVLAAYFDHGVVLEPHLQNVLLCVDGEGMPAQVVFRDLEGTKLLPGRHSGALAALPAEVAGPITYDASRGWHRVVYCLLVNHVADMLAALADLHPRAEAALWARVRAVLLDCARDLGDPPRLRALLGGAPLPAKANLLTRWGRRADREAGYVHLPNPLSAPSPDSPRRSHR from the coding sequence ATGCCCCGTACCGCCTCACCCGCCACATCGCCCGCGTCGGCCTCCCCCGCCGGCCTGCCGACCGCCGACGAGGCCGTGGCGCACACCCTGCTCAACTGCCTGCTGCGCGAGGTCTGCGGACCCGGGCGGCAGGCCACCGTCGGCGGCGGCCGGCTGCTGCTGCGGCTGCCCCGCCGGGGCGTGCTGCTGCGGGTGGCGGTGCGCCGCACCTCGCTGCTGGGCGCGCACCGCTTCCGCGGTCCGGCCGCCGAGTGGCGCGACGGCGACTGGGCGGAGGCCGGCTGGCGGCGGCTGGCGGAGCTGGTGCAGGACGAGCTGTCGGCGCGTACGGGCGTGCGCAACGACGAGTTCCTGGAGCAGGTCGCCGCCAGCCACCGCGGCACGGCCGACGCGCTGGCGGCCGTACGCGAACGGCGGGCGCCCGCGGCCGGCGCCGGGCCGCTCGCCGCGTATCTGGACTCCGAGCAGTCGCTTCCGCTCGGTCACCGCTTCCACCCCACGCCCAAGGCCCGCGACGGCGGCACCGCCGCCTGGTCCGCGTACGCCCCCGAGGCGGGCGCCGCCTTCCCGCTGCGCCACCTCGCGGTACGGGCCCACCTGACCGCCGAGGAGACCGCGCGGCCGGGCGCCGCCGCCCCGCTCGACCGGCTCCGCCCGGTCCCCGACGGCTACCGGCTGCTGCCCGTCCACCCCTGGCAGCACGAACTCCTCGCCGGCCACCCGGCGCTGCGCGCCGCCCTCGACCGCGGCGACGTGCTGGACCTCGGCACCGGCGGCCCGCCGTGCACGCCGACCGCGTCCGTGCGCACCCTGCACACCGGCGACGGCTTCCTGAAGTTCAGCCTCAACGTGCGCATCACCAACTGCGTACGCAAGAACTCCCGTTACGAGTTGTCCGGCGCGGTCGCCCTGACCCGGCTCCTGCACCCCGTGCTCGACGCCCTCGCCGCCCGCCACCCCGCCGCCGCCCTGCTCCGCGAGCCGGCCTATCGCGGCCTGGCGCTGCCGGGACCCGGCGGCGCGCCGGACCCGGCGCTGCTCGAAGGCTTCGGGGTGATCGTGCGCGACGGGCTGTCGGGCGTGCTGCGCCCCGGCGTCACCCCGCTGCTCGCCGCCGCCGTCGCCGACGAGTACCCGACGGGCCCCGCGCACCTCTCCCGGCTGCCGCCCACCGCCGCCCCGCAGACCGCCCTCGACTGGTGGTCCGTGTACCTGGAACTGCTCGTCCCGCCCGTCCTCGCCGCCTACTTCGACCACGGCGTGGTGCTGGAGCCGCACCTGCAGAACGTGCTGCTGTGCGTCGACGGCGAGGGGATGCCGGCGCAGGTGGTCTTCCGCGATCTGGAGGGCACCAAGCTGCTGCCCGGCCGGCACTCCGGCGCGCTCGCCGCCCTGCCCGCGGAGGTGGCGGGGCCGATCACGTACGACGCGAGCCGCGGCTGGCACCGGGTGGTGTACTGCCTGCTGGTCAACCACGTCGCCGACATGCTCGCCGCGCTCGCCGACCTGCACCCGCGGGCCGAGGCCGCGCTGTGGGCACGGGTCCGCGCCGTGCTGCTGGACTGCGCCCGCGACCTCGGCGACCCGCCCCGGCTGCGCGCCCTGCTCGGCGGGGCGCCGCTGCCCGCCAAGGCCAACCTGCTGACCCGCTGGGGCCGCCGCGCGGACCGCGAGGCGGGCTACGTCCACCTGCCGAACCCGCTCTCCGCCCCCTCCCCCGACTCCCCCCGCCGGAGCCACCGTTGA
- a CDS encoding IucA/IucC family protein, translating into MTGAAPDSGAGVDAEEAELTLRVLSALLREDAAGLRTRTTAHDRADGRWLRLADSAGPGALLLPVAPDGFQGAYCARLPLLLRECGAATAEITGLDAVLAALAGRAEPEDRGGFAGVAAECRQALAAARLHAATRDGTAAALTARYGAEPARWTGHAGTLAYDTLAARLDHPVYPASRARAGLTEAELRAYAPEFHPRFALRWLALPYDALTLRGALDPAAAPDPPAAWPAPSTLGLPAALDRTHLALPVHPLTLGGPLDGALRATGLAARAALAPVPYLDVVPTLSMRTVASAADPRLHLKLPLATATLGLRNRRTVKPATLADGATVQRLLEAVVRREPRFRETVLHADETAYAHAGHDLLAALCRRQPAGLDGALVVPLAALLAPAPGGGLVADHLADRWYGGDPLALLDGLLTPLFDFQTTLFGYGVALESHQQNVSLVLDQPGRTAGGRPRVRLLFKDDDGPRIHHARLRAALGPDAPGPGDFADPRTLCDGDAPVADVFATITVHLCAGAYAFGLARHGRAPLAALLALVRDRLAGAVARLGTGPGEPGAVLRAHVLTAGHLPVKAMVTSGTLMSKERSGAADINKHYTTGPNYLRAAAPGPRPGTVPYPSTGWNR; encoded by the coding sequence GTGACCGGGGCCGCGCCGGACTCGGGGGCAGGCGTGGACGCCGAGGAGGCGGAGCTGACGCTGCGGGTGCTGAGCGCGCTGCTGCGCGAGGACGCCGCCGGGCTGCGCACCCGTACGACGGCGCACGACCGGGCGGACGGGCGCTGGCTGCGGCTCGCGGACTCCGCGGGACCCGGCGCGCTGCTGCTGCCCGTGGCGCCGGACGGCTTCCAGGGCGCGTACTGCGCCCGCCTGCCGCTGCTGCTCCGCGAGTGCGGCGCCGCGACCGCCGAGATCACCGGGCTCGACGCCGTCCTCGCCGCCCTGGCGGGCCGCGCGGAGCCCGAAGACCGCGGCGGCTTCGCCGGCGTCGCCGCGGAGTGCCGGCAGGCGCTGGCCGCAGCGCGGCTGCACGCCGCCACCCGGGACGGGACGGCGGCGGCGCTCACCGCGCGGTACGGGGCAGAACCGGCGCGCTGGACCGGGCACGCCGGCACCCTCGCGTACGACACGCTCGCCGCCCGCCTCGACCACCCCGTCTACCCCGCCTCACGAGCGCGCGCCGGCCTCACCGAGGCGGAACTGCGCGCCTACGCACCCGAGTTCCACCCCCGCTTCGCCCTGCGCTGGCTCGCCCTGCCGTACGACGCGCTCACCCTGCGCGGCGCCCTCGACCCCGCCGCCGCGCCGGACCCGCCCGCCGCCTGGCCCGCCCCCTCCACCCTCGGCCTGCCGGCCGCGCTCGACCGCACCCATCTCGCCCTGCCCGTCCACCCGCTGACCCTGGGCGGCCCGCTGGACGGCGCGCTGCGCGCCACCGGTCTGGCCGCACGGGCGGCGCTCGCCCCCGTTCCGTACCTCGACGTGGTGCCGACCCTCTCCATGCGCACCGTCGCCTCGGCCGCCGACCCCCGGCTGCACCTCAAGCTGCCGCTGGCCACCGCCACCCTGGGCCTGCGCAACCGGCGCACCGTCAAGCCCGCCACCCTCGCCGACGGGGCGACCGTCCAGCGGCTGCTGGAGGCAGTCGTCCGGCGCGAGCCGCGCTTCCGCGAGACCGTGCTGCACGCCGACGAGACCGCCTACGCGCACGCGGGACACGATCTCCTCGCTGCGCTCTGCCGCCGCCAGCCCGCCGGGCTCGACGGCGCCCTCGTCGTCCCGCTGGCCGCCCTGCTGGCCCCCGCCCCCGGCGGCGGGCTCGTCGCCGACCACCTCGCGGACCGCTGGTACGGCGGCGACCCCCTCGCCCTCCTCGACGGCCTCCTCACCCCGCTCTTCGACTTCCAGACCACGCTCTTCGGCTACGGCGTCGCGCTGGAGTCGCACCAGCAGAACGTCTCGCTCGTCCTCGACCAGCCCGGCCGCACCGCCGGCGGACGCCCGCGCGTACGGCTGCTGTTCAAGGACGACGACGGCCCGCGCATCCACCACGCCCGGCTGCGCGCCGCCCTCGGGCCCGACGCGCCGGGCCCCGGCGACTTCGCCGACCCCCGCACGCTCTGCGACGGCGACGCTCCCGTGGCCGACGTCTTCGCCACGATCACCGTCCATCTGTGCGCCGGTGCCTACGCGTTCGGCCTCGCCCGGCACGGCCGCGCCCCGCTCGCGGCGCTGCTCGCCCTCGTACGCGACCGCCTCGCCGGGGCCGTGGCCCGGCTCGGCACCGGACCCGGCGAGCCGGGCGCCGTGCTGCGCGCGCACGTGCTGACCGCCGGGCACCTGCCGGTGAAGGCGATGGTCACCTCCGGGACGCTCATGTCCAAGGAGCGCTCGGGCGCGGCCGACATCAACAAGCACTACACCACAGGACCGAACTACCTCCGCGCCGCCGCCCCCGGGCCGCGGCCCGGCACCGTCCCGTACCCGTCCACCGGCTGGAACCGTTGA
- a CDS encoding acetyl-CoA carboxylase biotin carboxylase subunit family protein: MRLYLLARNPTDSVTDGFLPAARRLGLTVTVLTDQPAAHRLRAPEPETLGCDVRDFRAVIGRISAHHRPDAVFTNSDHLQTQAALAAGYFGLPAKNWRAAHATKDKAEMRRRLAAAGAEPVWAAELPAGADPAALYAPYPCVVKPREGVASEDVVLAADAAELVRRCAEIRARRPGEALVVEEFLAGELYTLETLGDGRVRHLLGGFHTELSPPPHFVEEHMSYVPTHPGPVTAQVLGQLDALGVGFGACHTEFVVSGGRARLVEVNYRAIGDQCDLLLARLLGIPLFAHILRTHLGEPLPADLGARTDGRARLSYPCARTAGTLTAAPGPADLVVDGVEVTYRPLRAVGERHALHRTNRDFLGVARGIGTDQRRVDRAVADFLAAQRWEITP, from the coding sequence GTGCGGTTATATCTGCTGGCGCGCAACCCCACCGACTCGGTCACGGACGGCTTCCTCCCCGCCGCCCGCCGCCTCGGCCTCACCGTCACCGTGCTCACCGACCAGCCCGCCGCCCACCGGCTGCGCGCCCCGGAGCCGGAGACCCTCGGCTGCGACGTCCGCGACTTCCGCGCCGTGATCGGCCGCATCTCCGCCCACCACCGGCCGGACGCGGTCTTCACCAACAGCGACCACCTGCAGACGCAGGCCGCGCTCGCGGCCGGTTACTTCGGGCTGCCCGCCAAGAACTGGCGGGCAGCCCACGCCACCAAGGACAAGGCCGAGATGCGCCGCCGGCTCGCCGCCGCGGGTGCGGAGCCGGTATGGGCGGCGGAGCTGCCGGCCGGCGCGGACCCCGCGGCGCTGTACGCGCCGTACCCGTGCGTGGTCAAGCCGCGCGAGGGCGTCGCCAGCGAGGACGTGGTGCTGGCGGCCGACGCGGCGGAGCTGGTGCGGCGGTGCGCGGAGATCCGGGCGCGGCGGCCGGGCGAGGCGCTGGTGGTGGAGGAGTTCCTGGCCGGCGAGCTGTACACGCTGGAGACGCTGGGCGACGGCCGAGTGCGCCACCTCCTCGGCGGCTTCCACACCGAGCTGTCGCCGCCGCCGCACTTCGTCGAGGAGCACATGTCCTACGTGCCCACGCACCCCGGTCCCGTCACGGCCCAGGTGCTCGGGCAGCTCGACGCGCTGGGCGTCGGGTTCGGCGCCTGCCACACCGAGTTCGTGGTGAGCGGGGGCCGGGCCCGGCTCGTGGAGGTCAACTACCGCGCCATCGGCGACCAGTGCGATCTCCTGCTCGCCCGGCTGCTCGGCATCCCGCTCTTCGCACACATCCTCCGCACGCACCTGGGCGAGCCGCTGCCTGCGGACCTCGGGGCGCGGACCGACGGGCGGGCCCGGCTGTCCTACCCGTGCGCCCGTACCGCCGGGACGCTGACGGCCGCGCCGGGCCCCGCGGACCTGGTGGTGGACGGGGTGGAGGTGACGTACCGGCCGCTGCGCGCGGTGGGCGAGCGGCACGCACTGCACCGCACCAACCGCGACTTCCTCGGTGTGGCCCGCGGCATCGGCACCGACCAGCGACGGGTGGACCGGGCGGTGGCGGACTTCCTGGCCGCGCAGCGGTGGGAGATCACGCCGTGA
- a CDS encoding MFS transporter, protein MATVSRRRRLSLSLMFLIPGLSLASWVTRTPDVRDELGASTAEMGLILFGLSVGSTIGIAGSGALVARMGTRPVIGGGTVLIALGVAGVGTGALASSAALVTAGLFVFGLGGGSGEVALNVEGAEVERLLGRSVMTALHGFFSLGTVLGASLGMLATAAGFPVQWHLIIMSGVALAVFLASFGDIPGGVGKPTATAEADAAEASEGAAGGRPLWQDTRLLLIGAVVLAMALAEGAATDWLPLLMVDGHDLDAALGSLVYVGFATAMTVGRFCGGFFIDRFGRYLVIRTSAISAALGLVVVIFVDHPVAAGAAVLFWGLGASLGFPVAISAAGDSGPNPTARVSMVAMIAYAAFLVGPPGLGFLGDHYGLRSAMIAVLALVATAIFLAPAVGERRPAVADVKNEPRAAPQGEKEPADDAACADRDR, encoded by the coding sequence ATGGCCACCGTCTCGCGCCGCCGGCGCCTGTCGCTGTCCCTGATGTTCCTCATACCGGGGCTGTCGCTCGCGTCCTGGGTGACGCGCACCCCGGACGTCCGCGACGAGCTGGGGGCGTCCACCGCGGAGATGGGCCTGATCCTCTTCGGTCTGTCCGTGGGCTCCACCATCGGCATCGCCGGCTCGGGGGCGTTGGTGGCCCGGATGGGCACCCGGCCGGTGATCGGCGGCGGCACGGTGCTGATCGCGCTCGGGGTCGCGGGAGTGGGGACGGGGGCGCTCGCCTCGTCGGCGGCCCTCGTGACCGCCGGGCTCTTCGTGTTCGGCCTCGGCGGCGGCTCCGGCGAGGTCGCGCTCAACGTGGAGGGGGCGGAGGTCGAGCGGCTGCTCGGCAGGTCCGTGATGACGGCGCTGCACGGGTTCTTCAGCCTCGGCACCGTGCTCGGCGCGAGCCTCGGCATGCTGGCCACGGCCGCCGGCTTCCCCGTGCAGTGGCATCTGATCATCATGTCCGGCGTCGCGCTCGCCGTCTTCCTCGCCTCCTTCGGCGACATACCCGGCGGCGTCGGCAAGCCGACCGCCACCGCGGAGGCGGACGCGGCCGAGGCGAGCGAGGGCGCGGCCGGCGGCCGGCCGCTGTGGCAGGACACCCGGCTGCTGCTGATCGGCGCGGTCGTGCTGGCCATGGCGCTCGCCGAGGGCGCGGCCACCGACTGGCTGCCGCTGCTGATGGTCGACGGTCACGACCTCGACGCCGCGCTGGGTTCGCTGGTGTACGTGGGCTTCGCCACCGCCATGACCGTCGGCCGCTTCTGCGGCGGCTTCTTCATCGACCGCTTCGGGCGCTATCTCGTGATCCGGACCAGCGCGATCTCGGCGGCCCTCGGGCTCGTCGTGGTGATCTTCGTCGACCATCCGGTGGCCGCCGGCGCCGCCGTGCTCTTCTGGGGGCTCGGCGCCTCACTCGGCTTCCCCGTCGCCATCTCGGCCGCCGGCGACTCCGGCCCGAACCCGACGGCCCGGGTGAGCATGGTGGCGATGATCGCGTACGCGGCCTTCCTGGTCGGCCCGCCGGGACTCGGCTTCCTGGGCGACCACTACGGGCTGCGCTCCGCGATGATCGCCGTCCTCGCGCTGGTCGCCACGGCGATCTTCCTCGCCCCCGCGGTCGGCGAGCGCCGCCCCGCGGTGGCGGACGTCAAGAACGAGCCCCGGGCCGCACCGCAGGGCGAGAAGGAACCGGCGGACGACGCCGCGTGCGCGGACCGCGACCGCTGA
- a CDS encoding P1 family peptidase, producing MDELAAPAGRRARDLGLVAGRFPAGPYGAITDVPGVRVGHVTLREPPLLHSGVTAIVPGDVRPGAPLPAGVFTGNGYGKLIGSTQLAELGALETPVLLTSTLSAFRAADALVGWMLERPACADVTSLNPVVGECNDGVLSDIRARPVREEHVRAALDAAAGGPVAEGCTGAGTGVAALGFKAGVGTASRLVETGGHSACVGVLVQANFGGTLRVLGRTVTPADLGVPGPGAAPGAGSCMVVAATDAPLDARQLTRVARRAVFALARTGAAYGHGSGDYAIAFGVRPGGPPPADAALDPLFEAVMDAVEEAVLNSLLAATTTTGPAGRTRYALPAGRLLRLLGPR from the coding sequence ATGGATGAACTCGCCGCGCCCGCCGGGCGCCGCGCCCGGGACCTGGGGCTGGTGGCGGGCCGGTTCCCGGCCGGACCGTACGGAGCGATCACCGATGTGCCGGGCGTGCGCGTGGGGCACGTGACGCTGCGTGAACCCCCGCTGCTGCACAGCGGCGTCACGGCGATCGTTCCCGGCGACGTGCGCCCGGGCGCGCCGCTGCCCGCCGGGGTGTTCACCGGCAACGGGTACGGCAAGCTGATCGGCAGCACGCAGCTCGCCGAGCTGGGCGCGCTGGAGACGCCGGTGCTGCTCACCTCGACGCTGTCGGCGTTCCGGGCGGCGGACGCGCTCGTCGGCTGGATGCTGGAGCGGCCCGCGTGCGCGGACGTGACCAGCCTCAACCCGGTCGTCGGCGAGTGCAACGACGGCGTGCTGTCGGACATCCGCGCCCGGCCGGTACGGGAGGAGCACGTCCGCGCCGCGCTCGACGCGGCGGCCGGCGGCCCGGTCGCCGAGGGGTGCACGGGCGCGGGCACGGGAGTGGCGGCGCTGGGCTTCAAGGCCGGCGTGGGCACGGCGTCGCGGCTGGTGGAGACCGGCGGGCACAGCGCGTGCGTCGGTGTCCTCGTCCAGGCGAACTTCGGCGGTACGCTGCGCGTCCTCGGCCGTACCGTCACCCCCGCGGACCTCGGCGTCCCCGGCCCCGGGGCCGCGCCCGGGGCCGGCTCGTGCATGGTCGTCGCGGCCACCGACGCGCCGCTGGACGCGCGGCAGTTGACCCGGGTGGCGCGGCGGGCGGTCTTCGCGCTGGCCAGGACGGGCGCGGCGTACGGGCACGGGAGCGGCGACTACGCGATCGCCTTCGGCGTGCGGCCCGGCGGCCCGCCGCCGGCGGACGCCGCTCTCGACCCGCTCTTCGAGGCGGTCATGGACGCCGTCGAGGAGGCGGTGCTCAACTCGCTGCTGGCCGCCACCACGACGACGGGCCCGGCGGGCCGCACCCGGTACGCCCTGCCCGCCGGCCGGCTGCTCCGGCTGCTCGGCCCGCGCTGA
- a CDS encoding IS110 family transposase: MSKRQVRVWAGIDAGKGHHWAAVVDDTGATLWSKKIDNDESAILTALGEILGLADEVHWAVDIAGTSSALLLALLAAHGQRTVYVPGRTVNRMAGAYRGEAKTDARDAYVIAETARHRRDFTTIDVPAQLAADLALLTAHRADLVADRVRMINRLRDMLTGIFPALERAFDYSAHKGALVLLTGYQTPAAIRRRGRARLTAWLANRAVRGADAVAATALEAAQAQQTALPGEDVAAQLVADLATQILALDDRLKQIDKQIRERFRSHPQAEIIESLPGMGPILGAEFIVAAGDLTAYTDAGHLASAAGLVPVPRDSGRRTGNLHRPKRYSRRLRRVFYLSAQTSIIREGPNRDFYLKKRDEGCKHVQAVIALARRRASVLWALLRDNRAFTPAPPATQTA, encoded by the coding sequence GTGAGTAAGCGACAGGTCCGGGTCTGGGCCGGTATCGACGCGGGCAAGGGCCATCACTGGGCCGCGGTGGTCGACGACACCGGCGCCACACTGTGGTCGAAGAAGATCGACAACGACGAGTCCGCGATCCTGACCGCGCTGGGGGAGATCCTCGGCCTGGCGGACGAGGTGCACTGGGCGGTGGACATTGCCGGCACGTCCTCCGCGCTGCTGCTGGCCTTGCTCGCCGCCCACGGCCAGCGGACCGTCTACGTGCCCGGCCGCACGGTCAACCGCATGGCCGGGGCTTACCGGGGCGAGGCCAAGACCGACGCCCGTGACGCCTACGTCATCGCCGAAACCGCCCGCCACCGCCGGGACTTCACCACGATCGACGTGCCCGCGCAGCTGGCCGCCGACCTCGCACTGCTGACCGCCCACCGCGCCGACCTGGTCGCCGACCGGGTGCGGATGATCAACCGGCTCCGCGACATGCTGACCGGCATCTTCCCCGCGCTGGAACGGGCCTTCGACTACTCCGCCCACAAAGGCGCGCTGGTCCTGCTGACGGGGTACCAGACCCCGGCCGCGATCCGGCGCCGTGGCCGGGCGAGACTGACGGCCTGGCTGGCCAACCGCGCAGTGCGCGGCGCCGACGCCGTTGCCGCGACCGCACTGGAAGCCGCCCAGGCACAGCAGACCGCGCTGCCCGGCGAGGACGTCGCCGCTCAGCTCGTCGCCGACCTGGCCACGCAGATCCTGGCCCTGGACGACCGGCTCAAGCAGATCGACAAGCAGATCCGTGAGAGGTTCCGCAGCCACCCCCAAGCCGAGATCATCGAGTCCCTGCCCGGCATGGGCCCGATCCTCGGCGCCGAGTTCATCGTCGCCGCCGGCGACCTGACCGCCTACACCGACGCCGGCCACCTCGCCTCCGCAGCCGGCCTCGTGCCCGTCCCACGCGACTCCGGCCGGCGCACCGGCAACCTCCACCGGCCCAAGCGCTACAGCCGCCGCCTGCGACGGGTTTTCTACCTCTCCGCGCAGACCAGCATCATCCGCGAAGGCCCGAACCGGGACTTCTACCTCAAGAAGCGCGACGAAGGCTGCAAACACGTCCAGGCCGTCATCGCCCTGGCCCGCCGACGAGCCAGCGTGCTCTGGGCACTCCTGCGCGACAACCGAGCATTCACCCCCGCCCCACCGGCCACGCAGACGGCTTGA